In candidate division WOR-3 bacterium, one DNA window encodes the following:
- the rplM gene encoding 50S ribosomal protein L13 (in Escherichia coli this protein is one of the earliest assembly proteins in the large subunit) gives MKTYVARNDDIKSEWYLFDAGGQTLGRLATQIAVRLMGKHRPIYTPHIDS, from the coding sequence TCGCCAGGAACGACGACATAAAGAGCGAGTGGTATCTGTTTGACGCCGGCGGTCAGACCTTGGGCCGCCTCGCCACACAGATAGCTGTTCGTTTGATGGGCAAGCACAGGCCAATCTACACCCCCCACATCGACTCG